The Tursiops truncatus isolate mTurTru1 chromosome 11, mTurTru1.mat.Y, whole genome shotgun sequence genomic sequence GGAAAGTTTTAGTAGCTTTCCATCATATATTGTGTAACTTCTAGACCTCACCTGTCCCTTCTTTTTTGCTCACTTCCATTTAGCCATTGGGTGTAGCAATCTTAGGAATATATCTCAGTCCTTGTGAGGCTGGAATGCTGTTCCCCCCTCCTGCATGACTGACCTTTTCAACCTTCGGGTCAGTCCCAAATTAAATATTACCTTCCTAGGTCTCCACCCATGTTTCTCTGTCTCGCTCCCTTGCTTTTTCCTTGATATCACTCACTACAATTTGTAATCACTTAATTGTGACTTGCTGTTGTCATCTTCTCCCGTTGattgtaagctctgtgagggcagggaccacatttGCCTTATTCTGTTGTATCCCCAGGGCCAAATACAGAGcaaggcacatagtaggcatttgaTAAATATGTTTTTGAATGAAGGAGTGAATAAAATGAGGCAAACTCTGGATGGGTGGAAAAGATATTATTTTCCACTTGAGTCCTTATTGCCAAAAGAGGCTATTCAGGAActacagagggagagagaacaatgACAACAGCTAAGGCTAACTGAGTACTTCCTGTGTGTCACATACTGCTCTAAACTCTTGTTTATTAACAACTCATTTAATCTGCACCTCAGCCCTGGGTGGTAGTGGCAGTCATTATTGCCATTTTGTgaatggggaaattgaggcacagagcaCTTAAGTAGCTTGACTTAGGTAACACTGCCAGGAAGAGGTGAACCAGATTTGATCCAAGAAGTCTGGGCTCAGGGCTTGATGCTTTCCAGACCCCTCCCACAGACTCAGCCCCACTAGCTCAAAAACTCTCATTCCCCCACTAGGAGAAGTGGTGAAACTGAGGTGGAAGGCTCCGACTCCACTACGTGGTCTAAGAGTCCTTTAAAAGTGTGTCATTGGGGTGTTCAGTGTTCATTGAAGACCTATTTAAAGTTTAAGTTTGATTTTAGATACGCAGGAGATGATATTAGTTAGCTTTAGCCTCTATTTATGCCTACAGTTAAGGGCAAGATGAGCTCTGGGGCATTAATTGTCTCTGGGTTTCATTTCTCCTTCTAGGACAGGTGCCTCTAGTTGTTTTGTAACACGAACATGCTGGAGTTAGAAGCCCAAGGGAGCAGAAGAGATAGGGCGGGGATCAAACACATAGAAGTTATACATTGAGGGAGAGCTGCCAGAAGCAGGTGTGATGGGGAGCACCGTCCTACTCCCTGGTAGCCCAGAGGGGCTGAAGATGCAGGGGttaccatatttgtctttttctaatgTATAGAAGATGAATAAATCTGCATCTGTCATGATTTATCATGAGCTATTTTGCAGCTCAAGAGAAAGATAAATTGTTTTTGTGAAGTACATTCAGCTCTGAGGGTTATCTTATTGTGCCTTGAAATCTCCTGTCTGCCACAATATTGTTTCAAAAGAAATGAGCAACAGATGGAAGACCTGTGCTGCAAAAGAGGCAGAGCTGTCTACACATTGAAAGAACCTGCAGAACTTGAATGTCAGGAAGAATTTCTTAAGATGAGAaacacccgggcttccctgggggcgcagtggttgagagtccgcctgccgatgcaggggacgcgggttcatgcccggtccgggaagatcccacatgccgcggagcggctgggcccgtgagccatggccactgagcctgcgcgtccggagcctgtgctccgcaacgggagaggccacaacagtgagaggcccgcgtaccgcaaaaaaaaaaaaaaaaaaaaaaaagatgagaaacacCCAAAGACAGGTAGTTGAGAAAAGTTGGCCTGTTGCATTGGTGAGCACTGGGAGAGGTTGTCTGGAGGCGGGGTTAGCATGTGGGCTTTCCTGGGAGCTGATGTCAGTTACTGGGCCTCAGGCAGAGTACGCAGTCTAAGGTGCCCTGTCTTCTGCACGATGGAAGTCATGCTGGTGGCACTGATGGCGGGCTAAGGCAGGGCCAGAGGGTGGTCAGCACCCACTATTTGCTAGCTGTTGTTGTGGACATTGGCATCCCGCCCTTCATCAAGCCCAGTTCATGGTAGTCACACGTTTCTTATGACGCCACTGGCATTGATTGGGCTATAGAAGAACCAAACTCCTTCAAAATCTAAGAGCTGAGTCCCAACCCCAGCTTCTCTGGTGCTTGACTCGTGGTGTGGACAGATGCTTACCCTCTGACCTCAGGCCCCTCCTGAGTGAATAAGCTGAAGGGTCGTGGTCTGGCTCAAGTGGGTTTACTGgtgtgaaaacaaataaaataaggggTAGACCAGTTGTCAAGTGGCTGGTATTGCTGGTATCGGAAATGAAGACTGTTCACAGAGAGATAATGCTTGGAGGAGAAAGACGTACCTGAGGTCGTGGCTCTAGATTGTTCATGAGTGTTTGGACTACATACAATTTATAACAGTACCTGACATCTCTGATGAGTGAGTTAGACCAGTGTCTCCCTAATTACACATCGTAATACCCGAGGGGCTTACAAACTACAGAGACTGGGGCCCCGGGACCACGTGCCTGTATTTTTTCAAAGCCTGCCACACATTGGTGAAGGCGCGGCCGAGAATGGGAAACACTGAAGTAGACGCAACAGCCCGGTAATGTAACGAAGAGCACTGGACTTTCAATCATGAGCAGTGGATTTGGGCTCGAGTTCTGCCACTGTCTTGGTGGGGAGAtttgaaaatttgagaaaaaaaaaagactgaaagccATTGGAGATTGGAAACGGCCcttgcatttctaacaacagTCTCTGTTTGGTGCCCAAACTACTGGTTGTTCTATTCAATTCAGGCAACCTGGCAGCTGTATCATAGAGGAAACCTGAAATCCATGCAGGGGTCTGTGAAACTGGGAGGCTCGTGGGTTGCTGTGCTGAATTCCATTTTGCCAAAAATCAGCTGGTCAGTTTAGCCTCAAGATGATGGGTTCTGTTGATCTGAGTAAGATTTTGTCATTGTTGCAGTACCTAGTATATGGTAGGAGCTTAATGAatattggttgaataaataaacaaacatagtCACCAGCTGTCTCAACATCATATAAGGTGACCTTGATAATTATTACCTATATAAAGTATTacctttctttctatctatctaaatGTGCCCCTTATATGGCAATTACAAAGTTACCTATTTGCCTTTCTGATAAGCAATGAAATCTCTGATGCAGAGGTAGTGAGATTCAGGGCCCTAGAGGCATTTAAACAGAGATGGATGAAAAAGGTGGTGAGGGTCAGCCTCAGATGACCTTTAAGGTCTCTTTCAACCCATAACTTGTGGAATGTGAAGGTGTGTAAGGTGGCTTCAGCTCTTCCGTCCTGTTCTTGATATCTGAACAACAGAATGAAGGCACGTCAGATGCCATTGGTTCTAAGGCTGTCGACTTTCCTTTGGGACCAAGAGTCCCAGAGCTACTGTTTTGAAAGATTCCAGGAGTTTCTCTGCATTTGGGAAAGACTGATACATTTGTCTACCATTTCAAATTCTGGGATTTACGATGAAAAGGGGCAGGCAGTTAAGATTAAAATGCAAAGCTCAGTCTTCCTAAAGTGCAGGAGGAAGATGAGACTTCTAGAACTCTGTAACCTGCTTATGCACAGAGCTTGCAAATACATCCCCATGACTCCAAGCAGAATACTTAAGAAAATCATCTTCTGAGATGAAGATGGTATGAAAGGAGGTAAATGATAGTGTAACTTTTATAGGGCTGGCCATAGGCCAAAGATGAACACTGGTGGCCCATGGTGGTTCAGAGAACAGATGTGTTTTGTGGCATCCATAccgtatatttttttaaatcgagTGAgttaccaacatttaaaaattagaagtttttacatatattgaaaaaACATATGTTTGCTTCTCCTGAAAATCCAGAAAAATCTGTCTTCATGGGGCCCACATCCCCTCAGGGCAATAAGAGAACTGAGTCGTGGCTGGCCCCTTCTGATGGCTGCTTCTACTTGACCTCTTCTCTCATTTCTGTTATCTGTGGGGCCCCTGGAggcatttcttttgatttccccttcTGCAGGCAAAGCTGCGATTTAGGAGTAGTGTGTCCTGTTACCTAACATGGCCGGCATCTTTGCCACTTGACTGAACCTTGACCGCAGGGAATACGAGTCTTGCTAAGAGTTGCTGCGTCCTGGCACGGTTTCTGCCACATAGTAGAACTCAGGAAATCCACTTCGTTCCTCCCCCCGTTCCAtacctccccacctcctggtttttcttcttttctatccCCCAAGTctgaacaatttttcttttagtgaAAAGGGATACTGTTAATAATTATTCTGGGATAACACGTGTGAGTTTGAACCATTGTGGGTCTGTTAGTTTCCGAGGACTCATAACAAAGAACCCCAAACTGGATGCTTAAAACAAagttattatctcacagttctggaggcagaagTTGGAAATCCACGTATCAGCAGGATACCAAGTATCAGCAGGCTTGGCACCTTCTGGAGGTTCTGAGGGAGAGTTCATgcctttctcttagcttctggtgggtGCTGCAGTCCGTGAGGTACCTTGGTTTGTAGATTCATCactccactctctgcctctgtcatcacatggcattcttcctgtgtgtctgtgtcagtttgttcttcttataaggacactagtcatattagACTAAGGCCTTACCCTAACAACCTCATCCTGACTTGACTGCAGTTACGAAGACCCTATtaccaaataaggtcacattcacagctacagaaggttaggacttcaacatatcttctTGGGGGACACAACTCAACCCATAAGCTTCAAACTAGCTTTCTGACCTGAaaagatggagataataattcTATTTGTTAGATGAGGTTcctgtgaggactaaatgaccAACATGTCTGGGTCCTCACACGGTGCCTGCAATATAGCTTGAACTCAACAAAAGCATTTCCAGCCTTTTCCCTCCCCTTCCAcaccttttccctcctcttctcctacTTGGGCACCTGGGTCCTTAGCTTCTCTGTCATTTTGTTCGCTCAGGATAgaaacatgaaacaaacaaaaaaatccatccGTTGCCTGATTTTATCCTTCCTGCCATTAATTTCGTAGGTGATATTTAAGTGCCTTCCTTCAAAATAATGTGTTTACCTTTTACAGTATTTCCAGCAAGGATTCAGACTCCAGTGGCATATAGAAGACTGCTCTGTGCTCTCCAGTGCAGCATCCCCAGGCCTCCTGCTCTAAGTATAGCTTCTTTCGACAAAAAAAGCCACGGAGAAGCAAGTCCCTCTCCAACACCATCCAGTGAATGGGAAGAGACCCCATTGATCTTCACGGTCAGACAAGAAATGAATATGGGAGCCAGAGGATCACCCAGGCAGGCCTGGGGCAGTTCAGTTCTGGAATAGTGAATGACAAAAACGCCTATTCAGGTCCACTCAGTAAATCCTATGCACCTGGAGGCCACAGGCACACATATCAACAGGCACGTGAGATTTCAGAACCAGCCCCCTTGTAATTCCAAGGGAGATTCTGTCCCATCTGGTGAGTATCACTTTGTGGTTCCtaactctttcttcctcttttcaattggccacattttgtttttaacttcaatAGAAACAGCAAAATTATTTGACTCAACGGTAAGTCCTATTCTAGAACATTCTATAAGAACTGTAGTTGTCAGTCTTTAATGGAAGTCTACTTGTTGCTTTGTATTGTATTGAGGAGAGCACAGGTGTGAGCTGATGATAAGAGTTTAATGATTCAGGTATTGCACCTGATAATAATGACAAGTATTATCATCAGCATCCCAACCCCCATATATGATGCTCTCAGatactgtgctgagcactttatTTTATGAAATCCTCATATAACCCTCTTAGGCAGAtaatgttattatccccattttacaaataaggaaggTGTGAATTCATAGCACAGAATAATGTGTATAAAAATGAAGTATCTCAAAACTGTGTAACAGGAGGAACGGTTTAAAGGTAAGAAGATGGACCAGAAGGAATGAGCTTTGACATCAGGGAAACCCAAGCCCAGAACCAGAAATACTTGGGCTCAAATTTCTGCTTTCTACTGTTTCATTGAGTTCTGTCGCCATGATCAAGTCCCATAAATGTTCTCTGAGCCCAATATTTTCTGTAAACTGACAATTACTACCTTGAAGAGATGTTGTTGATATAAAATTCCCTGAACACAGCAGGGCCGACTAAATGGCGGTTGTGATGGTGGTGTTTATGGTGCTGATATTCTGACTGCAGGAGAGGAAATGTCAGGAGACAATGCATACCTCCAAATATTCTAGGAAGTGTCATGTAGAAGGAGAAGGATTAGACTGATTTTAtgcagcttttgttttttttaggtaACTTTTTGGGTAGATTTTGTTGCACATATTTATACAGTTTGTTGGAATCGACcaatagaagaaagagaaatttcgaCACAGTCCAAAGGAGAACCTTCTTTGAACTAGAGGATAATGTCCTGCCTGGGCTGTAAATGGTAAAGTTGAGGCTGGGAGACTTTCTACCAAGGATGCTGAGTCAGAGATTCTCCTTCTCTGGGAGGATGGGCTTGATGATGGCATGTTGAGGATGCTGGCAGGTTAACACATTTTGAGTCTTATGTATAAGGCGACATGCTAAAATCTGAACATACATCTTCAACTATGGTCCATACGGCTGCCTTCTGAGGCAAGAACTGTTATCTTCCCGTGGTTTAGATGACGATTTGGTGGCCCACAGAGATTCTGTAACTTTAGGGTCGGAGCCAGGATTCGAGCCTCCATTCTGACTCCAGGTCAGAGCACTCCTCTATTAAGATTCCAGATATGACAATAATAGCTCATAggtactgagcacttactgtgtacgAGATGCTTTGCATTTTATTATGTTCTTCCTTCAGATACTTGCTTAGTTTGCTTTTACgcttccttcaggtctttactGAAATGTCACCTACATGGGTGGGCTTTCGTAacctttctcactttattttcctccttaagATTTATTGCCAGCTGACACTTATACATTTCTTCGTTTGCTTCTCTGTTAGCCTGCTTCCTCTTCCACTCCCTCTCTTCCCAACTCGAATGCGTGCTCCATAAGTGCAGGGATATTGCAGCTTTATTCCTTTCTGTAATCCCAGTGTCTAGAATACTGCCAGACACATAACAGGCACTCAAATattaatgaatgaagaaaacGAATGGACAGATTTAATCCCGCTagcaaccctgtgaagtaggtaatACAATCCTCGTGTTTCAGGTAAGGACAAAGAGACTTAGGCCAGGTGATATGCTGGGATATAAATCTATGATGGTCTGCCCCCAAAGCCTGTATATTCCCTTACACCAAACTTCCTCTAAGACAGTTTGTTACAAAATGCATCATTATTGAATTACGTTCAGGGAAGGAATTCCTATTCTTTGTCCCAAGACAGAGGACAGCATATTCTGTCTAGGTTGTATTCTGTTTCTCTAAATTCCAGAGTCACATCTATGATCTTAGGTGGAATCGTCTTGCAATGAATGGGTCATATGCCAGGGCTGTAAATTCAAATCACCAAATAGTTATTAAGCATCTAGTTTTCACAAAGCAATGTGTTTGGCTCTCTGAAAGCTTTTATTTACCTGGCCATATTGAAATGCCATTCTACCTTTATTTCCAGGAAATAATTCTCAcgttggagaaatcaggctcaCTAAAAATGTTTCACAGTTTGACTTGGTTATGTTAAGTGTGTAGTGGGAGCTGCCCAGTACATACCAAACATAGAACAGTGTGTGATGAACTAAATTGAAATACTTAGTGTTATACCATTTGACACCCACTGTTAGGAAGGCAATGTGCATTTGAAatcttcttcatattttttgagTTTGCCAATGATCCCCTGGGTGGCTCCAAATATTTCAGACATCTGCATGCTATTCAAAGCCCTTTAAAAGTTTACAGAAAGTGATTTAAATCATCTAAGTTATCTTAATACACTACTGAAGAATTACACTTTAATTTTGCGTAGGTCAGTGGGCAGGATTTCTTACCTAAAAAcgatttttgggggggggggccacAGGGCgcggggcatgcaggatcttaattccttgaccagggatcaaacccgtgccccccgcagtggaagcgcagagtcttaaccactggattgcccactgattgttttcattttcacctaGTTTGACGTTTCTAATAAAACTCATGAAATAGTTGCCTCCTGGGGTTTTAAACTGTCAGCAGTGTGTCTAAATGCGCCGCGGATCTGTTTGTTTTTCCAGATCTGAATAATTTCCATTCACAGATTTTCCCCAGATTTCCAATTTGAGGATTTATTTTAGTCACCCAttcttctgtttccctctctTTAGAAGTTTTGAACTGTTTGTCTTGAAATTAAGTTTTATggggattgggcttccctggtggcgcagtggttgagagtccacctgccgatgcaggggacacgggttcgtgccccggtccgggaagatcccacatgccgcggagcggctgggcccgtgagccatggccgctgagcctgcgcgtccggagcctgtgctctgcaatgggagaggccacaatgatgagaggccagcgtaccgcaaaaaaacaaaaacaaaaaaacgtttTATGAGGATTCTGTAAAAGTTATTTTGGGGGGAAGAGGTGCTTTCAAACAATAGGAAAAGAATCgatagcattttattttcttaaatatgggAAGCACATGAAGATAATGTCaagggatttaaaatttttttctcagcacGTTACAAACATCGATTTCTCAAACATCCAGTtatcaggagatttttttttaagtcccagCGGGGCAGGTAAATTCCACACACCTGAGCACCACCCTGGCTTTTCTTTGCCTTCCAGGTCTTACTCTGAGGCCATACACTGCCGTCGGCCTCAACGGGAGAAGCCAGACCCCCTTTGCCTCGTCCAGGGTCTCCTGGAGTTTGTCAGAGCTTGAGCTGGAAGAGAGGATGACACCCGCAGTAGGCGCACCGGCAAACCCAGATTCCCAAAGCTGGCTCCTGGGCGCACCCGGGAATTCAGTGGGAAGGGGCACAGTTGCCATGGCACCAGAGATGCTCCCCAGGCATCTTCATCCTCCTGACTCCCCGGCAGTCTGGCAGGAGCGCCCCTTCCTGTGCTTGCCCGTGCTCCCACCCATCTCCCCTCCAAGAGGTTAATCAAGGTTTGCTCCTCTCCGCCCTCCCACCTACCCCCGCGTTTCCATACGGTTTGTTCACAGGCCCCTCCTAGGCCGGGGGTGAAGGCTCACTTACACTGACCACTGCGAGGGAATTGTTCCATGAGAGCTGCCCGTCTTCCGATCAATGCCTGCCCTGAACAACAGAAAGGGCCTCAGATGTACTGGTTTCCACAGAACCATTGTTAGGCTTCACAGAAGCAGTTTTGAACCTAATAAATAATGTCAAAAGTCTCTATCGCAGCCAAAAATGTTCCTTTTGAAGGATTTCTAATAGTATTTTTGTTCTGCAGTGTCTCCCAGTGTCACAAAGAATTTGTGCCTCACAATGGGGATGGGGTACATCGCGTGCCACTTCGCAATGTGCCGCCGTCAGGGATGGCCAGGACCCCGCTTTGTTTTGCTCTCGCAGGTAAACGGTTTCACCTGCCAACTTGGGCTTTAGTTTAAGGATGTTTTCTAAGGGCCTTCTGAGTCTCTAAACAGAGGTTTTGAAAACATAATTGAA encodes the following:
- the C11H12orf42 gene encoding LOW QUALITY PROTEIN: uncharacterized protein C12orf42 homolog (The sequence of the model RefSeq protein was modified relative to this genomic sequence to represent the inferred CDS: inserted 1 base in 1 codon; substituted 2 bases at 2 genomic stop codons), with translation MSLAKASHGDWLSISGTRKHISFTQVGEILLLYFHCEKCNPVGEKDISCKLFPARIQTPVAYRRLLCALQCSIPRPPALSIASFDKKSHGEASPSPTPSSEWEETPLIFTVRQEMNMGARGSPRQAWGSSVLEXXMTKTPIQVHSVNPMHLEATGTHINRHVRFQNQPPCNSKGDSVPSGLTLRPYTAVGLNGRSQTPFASSRVSWSLSELELEERMTPAVGAPANPDSQSWLLGAPGNSVGRGTVAMAPEMLPRHLHPPXLPGSLAGAPLPVLARAPTHLPSKRLIKVCSSPPSHLPPRFHTVCSQAPPRPGVKAHLH